The DNA segment TCAATCCTAGAAGCCATCGATTCTTATAATATGGATACTTATATTCTTACGAAGGTTATATTATAAGGTTTCAAAGGTCACATGCTACTGATGAATGTTCTGGATGCTCAATATTTGAGTGTAAAAAATCGTAGAGAATAATCAGCGAACTCATCGCATTCTTCCCAAGTTTGATAAAATCATCTCCTCTTACCTCTTTACTACCTCTGTGTACAAACACGTAGCAATTCCATTCCAAATTATGAATGGTTGACTTCTTACATTTTTACTGGTTATATTCGtaatttgaattcaacttcTTGGAGCAAGCAGCTGTTAATACGTGATCAGCAGTTATCTCTTTGTCAGTTACCATCCTGAAACCGAAAATCAACaccatttcaataataattgaaaaattaacaattataattaataattccactatcttttaaaatattatttaatttggaATACTTATTTTGTCAGAATTACATGAATAATCTCCAtcgagttgaaaattctcagaaAAAAAGACGTGACTGGAATCAATTCCCCATCCACCTCAACCTTCCATTTGAGTGAATTGAGTCCAGCGTCCACTGAGTCCACTGAGTCACAGAGATGGGCGTTTGTCATATTATGCTGcgattgaaatgattcttatccctcaactatttataatattttctgttCGGTTGCAAATGTGGATTGCAGAAAAGTACTTTGCGCAACAGTTcgaaaaagtgattctttgcttctgtaatcagtgctggaatggtcacttttcaagctatttgtaggaaatagttatttgtgcaactagtgcgcgaagtgacagtttgctgcaccgaaagaaacgtttacgcacgagccgtaggcgagtgcggaatgatggtttcttgagtgcagcaaacgaactttgctcacgtatttcacattaaatttttcctacagttaccattgaatatgaaaagtgggtaattatgggtaaaattccctgaaatccatcaaatgtttttctgtgtaattttattattgataaaaacctcaatttatttaaaattgaataataataattgaattataatgattagtaattcaattgaaaatttatctgactgcctgaagggggtttatcttatgtaagcattgaaatgactataatcaatgcacataatggcaaggcaacgctgttctccactgccattataacgtgggtctcactatgagtattaccaacttaattttgattttcctgcactggtgctccatacaacctactaactattttgcgttgtcatgctgcaaatttggagtacgcaaagtactcactttgcgcactagtgcggaaaagtgattctttgcggcctgtaatcagtgcaggaatggccacttttcgaGCTatttgtaggaaaaataaattattgaattgaataaacagATATGGAATAGATTAAACTTGATTCTTATATTTCTGCTTTAGGATTCAACCAACAAATGATGCTATCaatgttgaaaatttttccCATATCATTGCgtgtaaataaaaaatgaaaaaaaaaaaacacaaaatacatACAATGAAAGTACAGTAATGAATTTTACTAATAGATTATGAAATGAAGTTGATAATTAAATATCGGTAGACTCATTACTATAGTACTTAAATGTATCAATCTTTTTTTGCGGTGTTTTCAGCTTGAGCATGAGTGATGTGATGAGAGAATCAAACGTTCATGCCACCAGCAGGATTCGAACCCAAGATCTAGGCAGTGCTCGCAGACTGAAGTTTGTTAACGCTCCTGAACACAACCCGGCCGATTTTAAACACAAACTTCATGAACCGTATCTAAATTATATCTAAGAacattcaatcaattaatccATCTTTTTACAAAAAACAAATACTCTTTCACGAGGCAAACTTAATAAAATAGACgaaaggataatataaatgaaatgcatccACGAGTTCCGTGAAGCAATAGTATCTTTGGATTTATTACAAACTTCTTATATGAGCATTCAACTAAACTTAATaagaaacatgtttttttttcaggaaTACTTCCGTTTGAATGAAACAAGGCGTCTTTATCAAGCAGAACTCGATCTAAGACAAAAAAGCAAAGGAGGGAGGAAATTTCCACGTTCATCTGAAAGTATGACTCAACTTTCATCATCCTAAGTCTTTCACCACCATAAACTTGGAGTCTCAAGggatgataattttattgttgaaaattggaatctttcaattcaatctatagccaacaatttttcaacatgaaaatattatatcatacaaATAGAGGAATGTTACGTGCTACtgtttattgaatctattaTAGAGCTGAAATGTAAACGtaaagattttatattttttatatctgtacttattttcaagtttatttttcaattaaataatgTATATCAAGATAAAATGGAGAAGAAACTCAGATAATAACTAGATAGGAAGAGCATGCATGCGTGTTCTAAAAATTATTCTGTGCCTTGGAATTTGAATATGATGTTAGAAAATGGAAATATGCTATTTCTTGTAATTGGGATTTGGAAGTCTtctactacaataaaataaaaattaagtaaTTGATACCTATATTTTATCTATGCTACTACTTAATCTtatacattacaatataatgACTTCAATTGATGACAGCTGAGGTCTCTATAAATTACCATATAAAGTGTAAAAGTCAGGACATATCTGGTATCAATAACATCAAACAAAGAATCGAAGCTGTTCATCTGAGATCTGAATTCATAATTTAAATCTAAAAAATGGAACATATGGTACCAGAAGGAGAAGTTGCACAGGAGGATCTGGTATCAATAACATCAAACAAAGAATCGAAGCAGCAAAACATCTGACATCTGaattcatcatttcaatctAAAAGATGGAACATATGGTACCAGAAGGAGGAGTTGCACAGGATCAGGTATCAATAACATCAAACAAAGAATCGAAGATGTACATCTGACATGtgaattcataatttcaatttcagagATGGAAGATATTGAGGACCTAGAAGTGAAACCTTGTAAGTCAATtttttttcacataaattgagttattggtatcatcatttttttttgaatcaGCTGATTTGAACTAGTGAAAActgcaattaaaaaaaatactgttCAATATAGAAAGATGTGATCAAAGTGGCAACTCGATGTCTTGTATCACGAAGGCATTGCAGATTAATAGTGTAACCATAATGAGGAGAATTCTTGTACTTCCAGACTGCCACCAATTGCAAACCAAACATGCAAAATACGTCATTATAATAGTTTGAAGATTGAATCAAAGATTATATCAGCATTTTTATTGTATGGTAAGTGTTTATTGTATGCTAAGCCACAGTTGCGGCTCAGCACTCGAGCCGAGTAGACATGCTTTGTGCAGCTCCATTGACGCTGTTGTTATCGGCTGGTGCCAGTCGGTCGGTACTTGTAGTGTCAGTGCAGTACTGTTAACTAGTGAACTAGTGAACATTCATATTATGTCTCTATGAACGCTCTCAAGTTTTTAATCGTTTCAAcctgtaaaattattatataaactaTGAAGTGTAAACACTGTAAAAGTCAACTACCCAAGAACGGTTCTTTCGTCACTTGTTCGGCCTGTGAGGGAGGTATCCATTATTCATGTTCGGGTTTGTCGGAGACATCTTATAGACATCTTATAATCGTATGTCAATTGCTAAGTGGAAGAAGTGGATATGCGTGTTATGTAGGGCAGCCTCATCTACTCAAGAGACGGATGGTGAATGTCAGATGTTGAGTCAGAAGACTGAagtaaaacatttattaaaagtcataaaaaaaaattgattcaaacACTTCTCTTGACGACTTGAAATTGAATGTAACAAGTTTAAAAAATGATGTTCAAGGACTATCTGATTTTTATGACCAGCTCAAGTCATTAATAGCCGAGattcaaaaagaaaataaagagCTGAAACAAAAACTGGATACCATCATTCAGGATAATAAGAACAAAgtacaaaaaattgaatttttgatcAGACGAGTAAACATCATGGAGCAACGTAGCAGGAATTGCAACCTGGAGATCCATGGGATGGACGTAgcagtgggagagagagaggagggaGGCCTGCCGACAATGGTGCATCGACTTGTCACCCAGCACTATGACGTCCCCATCGAAGATAAGGATATCGAAGTTGTGCACTGTCTGCCCAGGCGAAGGCCCGATGCTCTGTCAGCTGTAATTGTGCGCTGTTCATCAGAATGAGTAAGAGATAGCATTATGATGAAAAGGAAAACTGTAGTCAAAAACGACTCTTTGTTCAAGAATAAGAATGAAACTAAgctatttatttgtgaaaacttGACACAATTTAAAAAGTCTTTGCTTTGGAATGCTAAACAAAAGGCCAAGGATCAGGGTTGGAAATATGTTTGGGTTAAATTTGGAAAGATTTTTGCCAAGAAATCTGATGACTCCATTGTAGTGAAGCTATAAAATGAAAGGGATCTTAAGGCGCATTTACACCGGAGTTTGAAACACGAGTTGCAAACAGAAGTTGCAAACATCTCTAAAAACGCGCATTTTTAGACGAAACATTTCGCTGTTGCAAAcagtttttcagtgtttgcaacagaaatttttgtttccacctgaagtcggtaaagatcaaagggaGTTGCAAACTTTTGTTTGCAACACTAGTTTCGGTCACTATGTGCCGTTGAAACACGAAACAGAAACATTTCCCCGCCATCTCCTATGCTGCCACCTCCACTCTCACTCATGTGATCACTCGAACCACCCTGTCTCGACTCAAGTGTCAGTAACCCTGTCTGGACCGCTTCCGGTTACCACGTGCTTGTTGTGAGTTCTCTTCTCTCGTACTGGTTGTGAGTTATCGCGTGCGTGTTGTGAGTGATCAGTGGTGAGTGACAATGGAAAATTTACTGAGTGAGATGGAATGGGGAGACGACAACATTATAAAGTTAATTAGTTTGTACAGAGAGCAGCAAGTCCTGTGGAACCAAACTATTCccgattacaaaaataaaaacatgaaaaactatGCATGGAATGACATTTCACGTGAAATGAATTTAAGCAAGGCAGAGGTTCAAAATAAAATGAGGAAccttattattcaattcaatagagAAGCTAAAAAGGGGAATAAGTCTGGATCGGGGGCCGACGATGGGAAAACCAAGTGGAAGTTTTTTCAACCAATGATGTTCCTGAAGGACAAAACGATCCCCAGGCAAGGTCGAGAGACAGCGGGGGAGCAAGAAGCAGTAGGCCCACAGGTAagctttttttaataattatgtatatttttactgacaaaatttacaattttgaataattcattttcacaataaaaataaacactTATGTAAGTTTGTGCTAGTGTTTAATCAGGATTACACTACAATTTTACATTGCCTTAACCTAATGCTTATCCTGCCAGGAGACTGATCCTTGAGGACTCTTAAAATATTCTGCAAACTCTTTTCGGATCTCCTTTGCTAGCTCTGAGGGTTTCCTAGGAATCCGCTTTAGATGGAGAAGTGTCCCCTGGGGCATTCCATCCACCCTCCACTGGCCAGGTACAAGAGTTCCACTTGCATCTTCACTATCATACGTCCCTGAGGGATTGTACGATGCACTTGATGACTCGCTCCTCCTTAAAAAGTTGTGCAGATGCGCGCATGTTAATACAATTCTCTCAGCGTTTTCTGGTTCAAGAAGAAGTGGTTTTCTGAGTATTCTAAACACTACCGATACAATTCCAAACACATTTTTGACGACTCTACGCGCACGGCATTGGCGATAGTTGAAGGTTCGTTCAAGACTTCCTTTATCATGGAGGCCTGGAAATGGTTTCATCATGTTTGGTTGCAGAGAGAATGCATCGTCTGCAAGCATGACGTAAGGTACTGGATAGGTCCTCCCTGGCAACATTTTGGGGCTTGGAAGGTTCAAATCAGATTCATCCAAAAGTTTCTTGATTTTGCTGTGAGCAAATACACCACCATCGGAAATGCGTCCTTGGCATCCAACCGAAACATAAGTGAAACAATAGTTGGCATCTACAACTGCAAGCAATACAATGCTAAAGAATCCTTTATAGTTGAAGTAGTCACTGCCAGTGTTGATTGGTGCTTGTAGCATTACATGTTTCCCATCCATGCTGCCAATGCAGTGAGGGAAGTTCCATTTTAGGTTATACTCTTCAGCGTGATGTAGCCACTCATCTTCTGAAGAGGGAAGCTGCAATCAGatggaagaaattaattatcTAGTACAACCAGTACAGTATAGCGtcgtatattatttatatttatagccTGTATTCGCTACATTTTCCCGTCGTAGTAAATTGTGAAAACAATAAGCTTGAATAGCGTAATGCTGGCCACATTTTTCACTAAATTTTTAGCGAGTGAATTTTTAACTATCATACTATTAAGATACCCTCTTTTTTCCAGGAtggaacagaagtagatgaacCAGCTCCTTTTGAAACCAGTGCAATTCCCCAAACAAGTGATGGAAATATTTCCTTGTGTGAGAAAATTTCCTCTGAAATCACCCCCTCCACTAGTAATTACCGTAAGCCCTGCAAACGTAAAAGGAACCCTGAGGCCCACGAAGCATATGAAGTTATGAAAAAACTTCAATCAACGATGCAACAAAAAGATGACTGCGATGTATTCGCTGAAAATGTTGCTTGTCAGCTGCGTCAAATCACCGATATTCGATCCCAAATGATAGCAAAACATAGAATAAATCAGGAAATTGGAATGTCTCAATTCGACATTTCTTATAACCCGCCATCAAATGGATCTTCTAGGCCTTCAAGCGCTGGTCTGGACCACCAGTTTAAACCAATAGCCGACGGGCTCGCAGTCGTCAACAATCTGGACAATGGTGATGACCCCGCAAAAAATACCTATACAGCATTACAGtaattttgtttgttgtttttggcccttttcagttttttttattgacctatgttatacttttttatttttaaactttaaGTGGAGCCAAGTAGGCCTGCATTCGTTTCTAAATGTTTGATAGACTCTAAAATTGAACTTGTGGTTATGTAACCTGTAACGTATTAAATAAATGTTAATGATAATAAAGATATTGTTAGTGATTAGTTCTCAAAATATGagttatttaaaaactaaatatCCCTAATTACCTTTACGTTATCTCCCAACAAACCTATCTGAAGCAGATTAGTTCCTAATGGTTGTATTATAAAGTTAGGGGAACGATGTTTGCGCATGCGCACTAGCACAAATGGAGTTTTCACGAaaatgacaaatattttaattctgCACTTTTTAAGACTCAGCTTAATGCTATcgtgaggttaggttaggttagactATGTAAACCACTTTTACCTGGTAAATAAACCACTTTTACCGGCCTGCCACTTACTACTTAAATGCGCCAACTTGGTCACCTAACTTTATAATACAAGCATTAGCGTCTAGTATCAGAGCAGCACACACTTCTGGTACAAATAAAGCGAAATACCAGTAGTAGATTTATtgcttaaaattataaaaatatatttgccataaaataccCTAGGACCTTTTAGGGGCGAGAGCGGGGGGTTCTTAAACAGGTTCTGAGTgttaacaacaatattttatattatattatttaaaaatggctGTCAAAATAACAAATATAGGCTATGTATAGTCTACTTATAACGTCTTACCTTTATGTTATCCTTCAGAAGATCTATTAAAGCCTCGCACACCTCAGGTACAAACAAAGATATGGTTGATTTTGATATCTTGAACAGGTAACTCAAGCTTGTGTATGAATCTCCGGTAGCTAAAAAACGCAAGGTTACGGCTAGTTTTTCTGTTACAGAAATAGCCTTTCGGTAATTCGTATCCATTTTCGAAATTTTGTGACCAATCATTGAAGTTATATATTCAAAATCCTCACTGGTCATTCTTACAAAGTTTTTAAAACTTCTGTCCGTTCTCAGTTCACCTGATAGAGGGTTGACATAATCTCTATTTAAATCGTCCAACAGGTCGTTTCCACTGTATGTAGCTCTGGAATTCAGAGATGGCCTCACCCAGTATCGTCTCGGCCTACGTTGCTTTGACAACACGACACACGCCGCCGCGGCTAAAATGACATCCTCGACACTTGACATCCTTGGAAGGACTGATCCCAGGAACCAGAACATAGGCGAGTCATAATCAAGgttgaaaacattttcatgaaaCATGGAAATAAAACCATGAAATAAAagttgcaaacttttatttgaaactactGTTTGCAACTGCTGTTTGCAATAAAAGTTTGCAACTTTTTGTTTgaaactttggtgtaaacgcggctttaagAAAATTATTGGCAATTAGAAGGATTAATCATGCGGGCTTTCATAGTTTAGCTTATTCTGTTATTTGTAATGactttattgatttttattattgatgagaagaataataatcacttactaacacaataattatcaaatataatatagtaCTATGAAATATCAGctgatattaataatttattatagtaaaaCCACTTGTAGGTATTCTAGCATATTATTCTTTGTATCTTATTTGGACTTCTCGTAATGacagatgaaacaaatttatcgcaaaacaaatatgaagggttctatagtgaggtcaacgttataatgactattagatcaactttggttttgctatccttgtctatcattcgacaaagccggtggtattatccttttctaggtccacaacgatgccaattatgtttatgacagtgtagaaatataattaatcaatgcagagaatcggcatcgctattcttctacctctatccactgccattataacgtggacctcactataacaataTAGTTAACCTAGAATAAATTCAACAGTCGTCAGTCttgtttgaaacagataacagagttttgaaaacttgcaaaatatgtacatgactattattatttataaaccactataattttaatttgtgtttttactGTTGGTTATGGtattagttataaaatgaagtagcaataatgtagcatacctaataaaaaaatctttattataacaagaaagaaactgaCTTATATGTTGGtaagtatttcattatttaggatttgaattttcctattgaaatattatgttgctatttatccatgataacaattaatgtttatttttcaaggttGTTGGTCATTAACTTAGTTACATAGGTACAGAATTTCCTAATACATTTAGAGTTAAACAATAAGCAAGTTTCACTGTGAATCAATGAGATTGGTTGATCAACATTGTTTCATTGTTTAtcactttattttataatcatgggTATCACaagtaatacaataagaaagacaactatatattttcaatgtttttaattaaaaacatcaAACTTAAAACTAGAGTAGCATaccatattttattgatttgactTATTTTGGCTATTTAGTTTTATTCTGATGATAATTCACTTagcctatatttatttaatttatgctAGGCCTAATTGGaaactatttttcagataaCAATAGCAATTGCTTTCCTGCGTATCATCATTACTACTGCCTATATCGTACCtatattttgtgttttctgTGGAGAACGAATGGCTCAAGTTAATGAAGctaatgaaatatcaaaaacctaccAAGTAAGTTTTCTTTTAATATCAACCTATTAAAACTAGATGTAAGTTACTAAGTTTTGTGAAATGGTTTATTTACTTCTTTATGATTTAACTTCTTCAGCCCTTGCGAGTAATGCCAGGTCTTCGGCAACATTAAAAACAAGAAACTTTATAAAagctataaaatataagttgatGTGTTCCAATAatctaatgaaattaattaacatTTGCAATAAGTAAACGTAGGTAGGCTACTGAGGCACCCATACTTGATTTGCTATGTTTTCatatagaaaataaagttttcctgTACGATTGCTGTTTTTCTATTATCACAGATAGCTTAGCCCCTTATCCTGTCTCGCTTTCTGTGTTTTATTGGGTGCACTACAAGCTTTTTAGTGAATCTATagcaatgattattttatttgatatttttcctaTTAACTTATGATtaagttaatacaataataaaaaagaactctacataacctcatttaTTATAACTCTACttatattgtatcatttttcatcacctaggcttctagaaagtcgcctttgtaaaataccGGGGTGACTCGTCGACTCGGGGTGACTTTGACCCACGTCGCGGAAAAAGATTCAAATCATTTATCTCCGATATCTGTTATCCGAAATCGATGTTTAACATTTATATCCGTAGCCTTGATCATTATCTAGGTTTTACAATCAATATCTTGTCGAATCTCGATATATTACTTAACTATCAACATAAAATCTAGcttcttgcttcatcttgtgattttgttgtctGAAAACTTCGTAGCCTATTAGAAAACTCATTTCTAAAAGACTTATAATATCGGCGAgtacatttatttttgtttttcattatattttaattgttaTACATAGTGATCATTTAGAAAGTCATTTTAGGTTAAAATTatggtgactttgtcccagtaTAAAAATTGTGTTATTATGCAGGATAtattatgcaaatacaattcaatgtatgataaatataatgtattctacataataaaacataattattcaccTTGCTTAAAATTAATATGctctcaatattcattttttgcttATTCTGTAGCTGGAGCCAACATGCCCCGACGTACAAAAAATTTTAGGCAgcagaaacataaatatttttcaataaataacttgtaattttttgaagtgattttcatttgtttttagtTTAATTATCCATTTTAAAGGTTGACATTTGGTTTTACTTTGtataaatcttgaaaattaacatttttccatatatttttcaaagttagaCAAAGTCACCCAACCCCTGGTTGACATTTaatccaggcaatgaatgctcaaaaaagggtatagagggaaatgtttggaagacaatttttgaccccgcagatCTGTTGAGGTTAATAAGGAAGTAATAttaaaagtccccatccctgtgctaagggggtgggggtggtttaaaggtaccattttttggtttctcgcataaaactcaaaaactatgtatcttaaggacttaacTGTTATACAacaaactagccgtcaggctcgcttcgctcgccatatccgtctagccagggggctccgccccctggacccccgactggatagtccaaaaatgagatcagcaggctcgcttcgctcgcctgtatttttcatttgagcatttttatcatattttaggacaatccagtcgggggtccagactaaacgtctggctaaacggatatggcgagcgaagcgagcctgacggctagtaatataatattcccaggattgaagtagcagtgcccagtcaatttttccgcgataaatgcatttaaatcttcaacttggtgcaaacataacaaagtcaactcaacttaatgccaacctgacaaaattattaatttagttgccagttaacaactgtttcgaagaggtactctatctagattatagttctatattaacatatgatatgtaaatttcaattataattaagagattgggagaagaagaatatacatgctaaaagacgaacttcaaacccttaaaaacaacccttagagttaaaatattgccaaaagatttcttagtgcgcctctaaagggccaactgaacatacctaccaaatttgaacgtttttggtccggtagatttttagttatgcgagtgagtgagtgagtgagtgagtcagtcagtcagtgagtgagtgccatttcgcttttatatatatatatatagattaaagcttacataatctcctacaatatttattctacaactttttttatatctcctctagttttcgagatattcgctcttgaaggtgtgacatttaaaaaaaaacacaattgccacaattttttttactttccttgccctattact comes from the Nilaparvata lugens isolate BPH chromosome 1, ASM1435652v1, whole genome shotgun sequence genome and includes:
- the LOC120355575 gene encoding uncharacterized protein LOC120355575 yields the protein MFHENVFNLDYDSPMFWFLGSVLPRMSSVEDVILAAAACVVLSKQRRPRRYWVRPSLNSRATYSGNDLLDDLNRDYVNPLSGELRTDRSFKNFVRMTSEDFEYITSMIGHKISKMDTNYRKAISVTEKLAVTLRFLATGDSYTSLSYLFKISKSTISLFVPEVCEALIDLLKDNIKLPSSEDEWLHHAEEYNLKWNFPHCIGSMDGKHVMLQAPINTGSDYFNYKGFFSIVLLAVVDANYCFTYVSVGCQGRISDGGVFAHSKIKKLLDESDLNLPSPKMLPGRTYPVPYVMLADDAFSLQPNMMKPFPGLHDKGSLERTFNYRQCRARRVVKNVFGIVSVVFRILRKPLLLEPENAERIVLTCAHLHNFLRRSESSSASYNPSGTYDSEDASGTLVPGQWRVDGMPQGTLLHLKRIPRKPSELAKEIRKEFAEYFKSPQGSVSWQDKH